From a single Planctellipticum variicoloris genomic region:
- a CDS encoding efflux RND transporter permease subunit: protein MQWLAEVCVKRPVLAIMIIMALVVSGIAAYPQLGVDRFPNMDLPTMYVRAVYPGASPEEVESEVTQILEDAIATVAGIDELRSISSEGSAIVIVTFTLNRELDAAVQDVRDAVGSVLNRLPPEIDPPIVRKQDTDSSPILTLAVSGQRDSRELYLLADRFVKNVIESAPGVGQVTIVGAAERAVQVNVDSQRLAAYGLSIMQVRDALARQNAEVPGGRVDAGLRELNLRTLGRVEKARDFDEIVVETVGGRRITLGDLGTVEDGQKEVRTLARLDGQPAVVLQVQRQSGTNTVEVIEGIKQRLPRCRELLPKEVEVSVIQDQSRYIVAALHEIQGHLISGSLLASIVVLFFMGSWRSTLIAAVAIPASVIATFAFMRAFDFTLNNVTMLALVLMVGVVIDDAIVVLENVFRFLEEHQMSPRDAAIHGTREIGMAVLTTTISLVIVFLPVSFLSSVTGRMLFQFGITATVAILVSMLVSFTLTPMMCSRLLRSTDRDPSHSPSSRRGLYGMMEGSYMWLLRWSLKFRWLVLLLCIGVIGLNWPLYQMVSQDYIPTNVDESEFEVGVQAKEGATLSAMDATMQFVEGQIQSIDGVQHVLATVGTRGFGGVNRGECYVRLSDIEGRTFSFGRLWAGLLKGNPGAAWEGNFTQQSKMQEIRSRLRDLKDCRVSVRNLTSLRQGAPVDIDFSLTAANIQQLAEFSEKLREKVVEIPGIVDVDTTLRLDKPEWRVHIDRERAASLGVDVREIADTLRIAVGGDDRVSRYRDISVDDAFDVELRLVGLDRKDPQAISQLFVRGAGGAVSAGATAEGTALTRIDNVVEFEYGEAQARIDRLDRQRMVAVRANIQQGYSLGDRISAVQAATAELGLPAGFGTRVMGRGRELERTLQDFGWTIVLSFVFMYIVLAAQYEHLVHPITILLSLPLAVPFGLWSLYIGGESLNLYSALGILVLFGVVKKASILQIDHTNHLRQDKGMERTEAILQANRDRLRPILMTVISFVAGLLPLLLATGPGAEERRSIAVVAVGGQTLSLLLTLLAIPVIYSILDDFGLLVVRREWCAKPATLPPERPATPA, encoded by the coding sequence ATGCAGTGGCTGGCCGAAGTCTGCGTCAAACGCCCGGTGCTCGCCATCATGATTATCATGGCGCTGGTTGTGTCGGGCATCGCGGCCTACCCCCAGCTTGGCGTCGACCGCTTTCCGAACATGGATCTGCCGACCATGTACGTGCGGGCGGTCTATCCCGGCGCTTCGCCCGAGGAAGTGGAATCGGAAGTCACGCAAATCCTCGAAGACGCAATTGCGACGGTCGCGGGCATCGACGAATTGCGTTCGATTTCCTCCGAAGGGAGCGCAATTGTCATCGTCACCTTCACGCTGAACCGCGAGCTGGACGCCGCGGTTCAGGATGTGCGAGATGCTGTTGGCAGCGTCCTCAATCGTCTCCCCCCCGAAATTGATCCCCCGATCGTCCGCAAACAGGACACCGACTCCTCGCCCATTCTGACGCTGGCGGTCTCCGGTCAACGCGACAGCCGCGAGCTGTATCTGTTGGCGGATCGTTTCGTCAAGAACGTCATCGAATCCGCGCCGGGAGTCGGGCAGGTGACGATCGTCGGCGCCGCCGAACGCGCCGTGCAGGTGAATGTCGACTCGCAGCGGCTCGCCGCCTACGGACTGTCGATCATGCAGGTCCGGGACGCGCTCGCGCGACAGAACGCCGAAGTTCCCGGCGGCCGGGTCGACGCGGGGCTCCGCGAACTCAATCTCCGCACGCTCGGTCGCGTCGAAAAAGCCCGCGATTTCGACGAGATTGTGGTCGAAACCGTCGGCGGCCGGCGGATCACGCTCGGCGACCTGGGGACGGTGGAGGACGGCCAGAAAGAAGTCCGGACGCTGGCCCGGCTCGACGGTCAGCCCGCCGTCGTACTGCAGGTTCAGCGGCAATCCGGGACGAACACGGTCGAAGTGATCGAGGGGATCAAGCAGCGGCTGCCGCGCTGCCGGGAGCTTCTGCCGAAAGAGGTCGAAGTCTCCGTCATTCAAGATCAGTCCCGGTACATCGTCGCCGCCCTCCACGAAATTCAGGGCCATCTGATCTCCGGCAGTCTGCTGGCGAGCATCGTCGTCCTGTTCTTCATGGGCTCGTGGCGGTCGACGCTGATTGCGGCCGTGGCGATTCCCGCCTCGGTCATCGCCACTTTCGCCTTCATGCGGGCGTTCGATTTCACGCTCAACAACGTCACCATGCTCGCACTGGTGCTGATGGTCGGCGTGGTGATCGACGACGCCATCGTCGTCCTGGAGAATGTTTTCCGATTTCTTGAAGAGCATCAGATGTCGCCGCGGGATGCCGCCATTCACGGAACGCGCGAAATCGGTATGGCGGTGCTGACGACGACGATCTCGCTGGTCATCGTTTTTCTCCCGGTCTCGTTCCTGTCGAGCGTCACCGGGAGAATGCTGTTTCAGTTCGGCATTACAGCGACGGTGGCGATCCTGGTTTCGATGCTCGTCAGCTTCACGCTGACGCCCATGATGTGCAGCCGGCTGCTGCGCAGCACGGACCGCGATCCGTCGCACTCCCCATCTTCCCGCCGCGGCCTGTACGGAATGATGGAAGGCAGTTACATGTGGCTGCTCCGGTGGTCCCTGAAATTCCGGTGGCTGGTCCTGTTGCTCTGCATCGGCGTCATCGGTCTCAACTGGCCGCTCTACCAGATGGTCAGCCAGGACTATATTCCGACCAACGTGGACGAATCCGAGTTCGAAGTCGGCGTACAGGCCAAAGAAGGGGCCACGTTGAGCGCAATGGACGCCACCATGCAGTTCGTCGAAGGTCAGATCCAGTCGATCGACGGCGTCCAGCACGTCCTGGCAACTGTGGGGACGCGCGGGTTCGGCGGCGTTAACCGCGGGGAATGCTACGTTCGCCTGTCCGACATCGAAGGTCGGACATTCTCCTTCGGGCGATTGTGGGCCGGGCTGCTGAAAGGGAATCCGGGAGCCGCCTGGGAAGGCAACTTCACCCAGCAGTCCAAGATGCAGGAAATCCGCAGCCGGCTCCGCGATCTGAAGGACTGCCGCGTCTCGGTTCGCAACCTGACCTCGCTCCGCCAGGGAGCGCCGGTCGACATCGACTTCTCGCTGACCGCGGCCAATATTCAACAGCTCGCCGAGTTCTCCGAAAAACTGCGGGAAAAAGTCGTCGAGATCCCCGGGATCGTCGACGTCGACACCACTCTGCGGCTCGACAAACCCGAATGGCGGGTGCATATCGACCGCGAACGGGCGGCGTCGCTGGGCGTCGACGTTCGCGAAATTGCCGATACGCTGCGAATCGCCGTCGGCGGCGACGATCGGGTCTCCCGCTATCGCGACATATCCGTCGACGACGCCTTTGACGTCGAATTGCGACTCGTCGGCCTCGACCGCAAAGATCCGCAGGCCATTTCTCAATTATTTGTCCGCGGCGCCGGCGGCGCGGTCTCGGCCGGCGCCACCGCTGAAGGGACGGCGCTGACCCGCATCGACAACGTCGTGGAATTCGAGTACGGGGAAGCCCAGGCTCGGATCGACCGCCTGGATCGCCAGCGGATGGTCGCCGTCCGGGCCAACATCCAGCAGGGCTATTCTCTCGGCGATCGCATCTCGGCCGTCCAGGCGGCGACTGCCGAACTGGGACTGCCGGCGGGATTCGGCACCCGCGTCATGGGACGCGGACGCGAGCTCGAACGAACTCTCCAGGACTTCGGCTGGACCATCGTCCTGTCGTTCGTCTTCATGTACATCGTCCTGGCGGCCCAGTACGAGCATCTCGTGCATCCGATCACGATTCTGCTGTCGCTCCCGCTGGCCGTGCCATTCGGACTCTGGAGTCTTTACATCGGCGGCGAATCGCTCAATCTGTACTCGGCCCTCGGCATCCTGGTGCTGTTCGGCGTCGTGAAGAAAGCTTCGATTCTGCAGATCGATCACACGAACCACCTGCGGCAGGACAAGGGAATGGAGCGGACCGAGGCGATCCTGCAGGCGAACCGCGACCGGCTTCGACCCATTCTGATGACCGTCATCTCGTTCGTCGCCGGCCTGCTGCCGCTGTTGCTGGCGACGGGGCCGGGGGCGGAAGAACGACGGTCAATCGCGGTCGTCGCCGTCGGCGGGCAGACTCTGTCGCTCCTGCTGACCCTCCTGGCCATTCCGGTGATCTACTCGATCCTCGATGACTTCGGACTCCTGGTCGTACGACGCGAATGGTGCGCCAAGCCGGCGACTCTGCCACCGGAACGACCGGCTACACCCGCATAG
- a CDS encoding formylglycine-generating enzyme family protein, giving the protein MNIRSAAILGAGLVCLGCSQSEHGSLPPTVTAPPSAAAISEPSDELIVEEPEPAPPGMCWIPGGTFLMGSDNPKFPDEFPAHEVTLDGFWMDETELTNRQFEAFVNATGYVTVAEKAPDRNEVASQAGINPADIPAENLVPGAICFNSKFDPKTLRKDHPLWPYQVWTYIKGASWRHPEGPDSSIDARMDHPVVHVAWDDAIAYCRWAGKRLPTEAEWEYAARGGLKDGEYPWGNDLQPAGKWAGNIWQGEFPLENRADDGFRESSPVKTFPPNAYGLYDLSGNVWEWCSDWYRPDYYRNSPDRNPVGPVSSVDPLEPTIPKRVQRGGSFMCSDNYCIGYRVAARMKGDLTTGTFHCGFRTVLSPRQLDQYRKAPAQQRTAHASPSKVD; this is encoded by the coding sequence ATGAATATTCGCTCAGCCGCCATTCTGGGGGCGGGACTGGTCTGCCTCGGATGCAGCCAGTCGGAACACGGAAGTCTCCCCCCGACGGTGACGGCCCCGCCGTCAGCAGCCGCAATCAGCGAGCCCTCCGACGAGCTGATCGTCGAAGAGCCCGAACCAGCGCCCCCCGGCATGTGCTGGATTCCGGGGGGGACATTCCTGATGGGGAGCGACAATCCGAAGTTCCCCGACGAGTTTCCGGCCCACGAGGTCACTCTGGATGGATTCTGGATGGACGAGACCGAGTTGACGAACCGCCAGTTTGAGGCGTTCGTCAATGCCACCGGCTACGTCACCGTCGCCGAGAAGGCCCCGGACCGGAACGAAGTCGCCAGTCAGGCCGGAATCAATCCGGCGGACATCCCCGCCGAGAACCTGGTCCCGGGGGCGATCTGCTTCAACTCGAAGTTCGACCCGAAGACCCTCCGAAAAGATCATCCGCTCTGGCCCTACCAGGTCTGGACTTACATCAAAGGAGCCAGTTGGCGTCATCCCGAAGGTCCGGATTCCAGCATTGATGCTCGCATGGATCACCCGGTCGTTCACGTCGCCTGGGACGACGCAATTGCCTATTGCCGCTGGGCGGGCAAGCGACTCCCGACGGAAGCAGAGTGGGAATATGCCGCCCGAGGCGGATTGAAAGACGGCGAGTACCCGTGGGGGAACGATCTGCAGCCCGCAGGAAAGTGGGCCGGCAATATCTGGCAGGGAGAATTTCCCCTCGAAAACCGGGCTGACGACGGATTCCGCGAGAGCTCGCCCGTCAAGACCTTTCCCCCCAACGCGTACGGCCTCTATGACCTTTCCGGCAATGTCTGGGAGTGGTGCAGCGACTGGTACCGACCGGACTACTACCGGAACAGCCCTGATCGCAATCCCGTCGGCCCCGTTTCCAGCGTTGATCCCCTGGAGCCGACGATTCCCAAACGGGTCCAGCGCGGCGGGTCGTTCATGTGCAGCGACAACTACTGCATCGGCTACCGCGTGGCGGCTCGCATGAAAGGAGACCTGACGACCGGCACGTTCCACTGCGGATTCCGCACCGTACTCAGTCCGCGACAGCTCGACCAGTACCGCAAGGCTCCCGCTCAGCAACGCACCGCGCACGCGTCACCATCGAAGGTCGATTAG
- a CDS encoding helix-turn-helix domain-containing protein: MARKFLSAEEVMSLYGVSPEGLQSLVANGDLRQLMDRGTAKFRREDVEQLASEGKFSGAGDRQTLDSSILTDESSHGLTLGGDDLQFLDVDIDEDALSEQPTMISKSSPLEGGSGSGPELQSFATPASSGDNAILEPAEGDRSDSDILVQGSESSTSFVGSGSMLDFGSSTEMAPPQETGVTEEEDDSLTLATDESTLHSGSSSIFEGGESSVMAAPGSESGLSLSSTVGPTLDPGESGISLTKDDSGLSLTAGDSGISMSPGDSGIALDHSSKTEYELAPSPSSEILLGDELHSEQTLELELNDEDEDVMGFLQPPSGKSAPAKSGSLSDQFATGSDSVQDLDIVDELDGASGSSAELIEAISDDDGVDELEEVFEASDESFGEAETFDDEFAPVAAKSRGPREPSWGIGSVVGLAAASLILAVNGWMAYEGVATMWTGDETSGIASSIISSIAGLY; the protein is encoded by the coding sequence ATGGCACGCAAATTTCTTTCCGCTGAAGAAGTCATGTCGCTCTACGGAGTTTCTCCGGAAGGTCTGCAGAGCCTCGTCGCGAATGGAGATCTGCGCCAGTTGATGGATCGGGGGACCGCCAAGTTCCGCCGGGAAGACGTGGAACAACTGGCTTCCGAGGGGAAGTTCTCCGGCGCCGGTGACCGGCAGACGCTGGATTCGTCGATTCTGACGGACGAATCGTCGCACGGGCTGACGCTGGGAGGCGACGATCTGCAATTCCTGGACGTCGACATTGATGAGGACGCGCTGTCCGAGCAGCCGACGATGATCAGCAAGTCGTCTCCCCTGGAAGGCGGATCGGGAAGCGGCCCGGAGCTGCAGAGCTTCGCCACGCCCGCCTCCAGCGGCGACAACGCGATTCTGGAACCGGCCGAGGGGGATCGCAGCGACAGCGACATTCTGGTTCAAGGATCGGAGTCATCGACGAGCTTCGTCGGTTCGGGGAGCATGCTGGATTTCGGCTCCAGCACGGAAATGGCTCCGCCGCAGGAAACGGGCGTGACCGAGGAAGAGGACGACAGCCTGACCCTCGCCACGGACGAAAGTACGCTTCACAGCGGATCGAGCAGCATTTTCGAGGGGGGCGAGTCGTCGGTGATGGCAGCGCCAGGTTCGGAGAGCGGGTTGTCGCTGTCCAGCACGGTCGGCCCCACCCTCGACCCCGGCGAGAGCGGAATTTCGCTGACGAAGGACGACAGCGGATTGTCGCTGACGGCCGGGGACAGCGGAATTTCCATGTCCCCCGGGGACAGCGGCATCGCCCTGGATCACTCGTCGAAGACGGAATACGAACTGGCGCCGTCGCCATCGAGCGAGATTCTGCTCGGCGATGAACTGCACAGCGAGCAGACGCTGGAGCTCGAACTCAACGATGAGGACGAGGACGTGATGGGCTTCCTGCAGCCCCCCAGCGGCAAGTCGGCTCCGGCGAAATCGGGGTCCCTGTCGGATCAGTTTGCCACCGGCAGCGATTCGGTCCAGGACCTGGACATCGTGGATGAACTCGACGGAGCGTCGGGAAGCAGCGCCGAACTGATTGAAGCGATTTCGGACGACGACGGCGTCGACGAGCTGGAAGAAGTGTTCGAAGCCAGCGACGAATCGTTTGGCGAAGCCGAGACCTTCGACGACGAATTCGCTCCGGTCGCGGCCAAGTCGCGCGGTCCCCGCGAACCATCCTGGGGGATCGGTTCCGTAGTCGGTCTGGCGGCTGCGTCGTTGATCCTGGCGGTCAACGGCTGGATGGCCTATGAAGGGGTCGCCACGATGTGGACCGGAGACGAGACGTCCGGGATTGCGTCATCGATCATCAGCAGCATCGCAGGGCTTTACTAA
- the rpsB gene encoding 30S ribosomal protein S2: MSEIVVKDFLEAGIHYGHRTSRWNPRMRPYIYGRRNLIHIIDIKETVRGLLRAKRYLQKVASQGSLVLFVGTKKQASDSIKEFSTACGMPYVDYRWLGGIFTNFRTIRNRMKRLEELDRIFNSGEIETYSKKRQSSLIREHRKMLRNLNGLREMNRLPEAMVIVDPRKEHNAVHEARLMGIKVIGLLDTDCNPDDIDLPIPGNDDSIRSIQLVLKHLTEAIQEGRSALPQDASGKDQEIEHKAVPSLS, translated from the coding sequence GTGTCCGAGATCGTGGTGAAAGACTTTCTGGAAGCGGGAATTCATTACGGACACCGGACCAGCCGGTGGAATCCGCGGATGCGCCCGTATATCTACGGTCGTCGGAATCTGATCCACATCATCGATATCAAGGAAACCGTTCGCGGTCTCCTGAGAGCCAAACGCTACCTGCAGAAGGTCGCCTCGCAAGGGAGCCTCGTGCTGTTCGTCGGCACCAAAAAGCAGGCCTCCGACAGCATCAAGGAATTCTCGACCGCCTGCGGCATGCCGTACGTCGATTATCGCTGGCTCGGCGGGATCTTCACCAACTTCCGGACGATCCGCAATCGGATGAAGCGTCTGGAAGAACTCGATCGGATCTTCAATTCGGGCGAGATTGAGACGTACTCGAAGAAGCGGCAGTCCTCGCTGATCCGTGAGCATCGGAAGATGCTCCGGAACCTGAACGGGCTGCGGGAAATGAACCGCCTTCCGGAAGCGATGGTGATCGTCGATCCGCGGAAAGAGCACAACGCCGTCCACGAAGCCCGCCTGATGGGCATCAAGGTCATCGGCCTGCTCGATACCGACTGCAATCCGGACGATATCGATCTGCCGATCCCCGGAAACGACGACAGCATTCGCTCGATTCAACTGGTGCTCAAGCACCTGACGGAAGCGATTCAGGAAGGTCGCAGCGCCCTGCCGCAGGATGCCTCCGGCAAGGATCAGGAGATCGAGCACAAGGCCGTTCCGTCCTTGTCCTAG
- the tsf gene encoding translation elongation factor Ts: MAEISAATVKALRDLTDLPMMDCKRALTEAGGDQDKAISLLKEWGKKVSIKRAENATSEGLIRVLVADDGSAGAMIELQCESAPVAKADDFVLLADQCVKQLLNGPGAATPAELLAQAAPDVPGKTLAQLLEDVQNKIREKMLLARILKVAGPVGGYAHHDGKTGVLAQGEGKADAVLRDVAMHVAALRPQATHPEELPAETVTAERDRLTQEATASGKPANIVEKIVDGRMKTFFAEQGVLVHQLFAKDDSKTVSQALAEKGLKAKGFIRWVLGN, translated from the coding sequence ATGGCCGAGATCTCGGCTGCGACAGTCAAGGCGCTGCGCGATCTGACCGACCTGCCCATGATGGATTGCAAGCGGGCTCTGACCGAGGCCGGCGGCGACCAGGACAAGGCAATTTCGCTGCTCAAGGAATGGGGCAAGAAGGTCTCCATCAAGCGGGCGGAAAACGCTACGTCCGAGGGCCTGATCCGCGTGCTCGTCGCCGACGACGGCAGCGCCGGCGCTATGATTGAGCTGCAGTGCGAGTCGGCCCCGGTTGCGAAAGCCGACGACTTTGTCCTGCTCGCCGATCAATGCGTCAAGCAGCTCCTCAACGGTCCCGGCGCCGCGACCCCCGCCGAGCTGCTCGCCCAGGCGGCTCCGGACGTCCCCGGAAAAACGCTGGCCCAGCTTCTCGAAGACGTGCAGAACAAGATTCGCGAGAAGATGCTGCTGGCGCGGATTCTGAAGGTCGCCGGACCGGTCGGCGGATACGCACATCACGACGGCAAGACCGGCGTTCTGGCGCAGGGCGAAGGCAAGGCCGACGCCGTGCTTCGCGACGTCGCCATGCACGTCGCCGCTCTCCGTCCGCAAGCAACCCATCCGGAAGAGCTTCCGGCCGAAACGGTCACGGCGGAGCGCGATCGGCTGACGCAGGAAGCAACCGCCTCCGGCAAGCCGGCGAACATTGTCGAGAAGATTGTCGACGGCCGCATGAAGACGTTCTTTGCCGAGCAGGGCGTGCTCGTCCACCAGCTCTTCGCGAAGGATGACAGCAAGACCGTCAGCCAGGCGCTTGCCGAAAAAGGCCTCAAGGCCAAGGGCTTCATTCGCTGGGTTCTCGGCAATTGA
- the pyrH gene encoding UMP kinase has product MPDASMPAGAPVYKRVLLKLSGESFCRPGESGISLSEVSIICEQIKRVVATGVQLAIVCGGGNILRGKEFSASNSIVIPSTAHYMGMLATVINGLALQDALESFGVATRLQSAIRMEGVAEPFIRRRCIRHLEKGRVVILAAGTGSPFVTTDTAAALRAREIDADVVVKATRVDGIYSEDPLKNPHAMRYSEITYQDVIRQGLQVMDMQAMHHCMEHGIPIVVLNYQKPGNIERAIAGERMGTRVG; this is encoded by the coding sequence ATGCCTGACGCCTCGATGCCCGCCGGAGCACCCGTCTACAAGCGAGTTCTGCTCAAATTGAGCGGCGAGAGCTTCTGTCGTCCGGGCGAATCGGGAATCAGCCTGTCGGAAGTCTCGATCATCTGCGAGCAGATCAAGCGGGTCGTGGCGACCGGGGTCCAGCTTGCGATCGTCTGCGGCGGCGGCAACATCCTCCGCGGCAAGGAGTTCTCCGCCTCAAACTCCATCGTGATTCCTTCGACGGCCCACTACATGGGCATGCTCGCCACAGTCATCAACGGACTGGCGCTGCAGGACGCCCTGGAGAGTTTCGGCGTCGCCACCCGGCTGCAGAGTGCGATCCGCATGGAAGGGGTCGCCGAGCCGTTCATCCGCCGCCGCTGCATCCGCCATCTGGAGAAGGGCCGGGTCGTCATCCTGGCGGCCGGAACGGGCAGCCCATTCGTGACGACCGACACTGCGGCGGCGCTGCGAGCCCGCGAAATCGACGCCGATGTCGTCGTCAAGGCGACTCGCGTCGACGGCATCTATTCGGAAGACCCCCTCAAGAATCCGCACGCGATGCGGTATTCGGAGATTACCTACCAGGACGTTATCCGCCAGGGGCTCCAGGTCATGGACATGCAGGCCATGCACCACTGCATGGAGCACGGCATCCCCATCGTCGTGCTGAACTACCAGAAGCCCGGCAACATCGAACGCGCGATCGCCGGCGAACGGATGGGAACCCGCGTCGGGTAG
- a CDS encoding DUF1501 domain-containing protein: MLPTDIARWTRRSALQIGGAGMLGLTLPKLMQAEEIGSQHSGPAKSVIFLYQFGGPSHLDTFDPKPDAPQGIRSQYGVMETSAPGITICDRLPQMAKVMHKVTLLRSVYHTMKNHNSASYYALTGYAPPVDDIRLRDTLELAPAYGSVVDRLAPVQDDLPSFVAYPYVIRDGEITPGQHASFLGKAHDPLLVKTDPNAPDFALPELSLPRSVTAGRLQQRTEMQRLINRQAGLLDYAAAARGLDDYYTRAIGMLNSPRVRQAFDLSSEPAAVRDRYGRTTYGQSCLLARRLVETGVKFVNVYYADSIGGRRLEDGWDTHGFDNTRMYPILEKYHLPLLDQTLPTLIEDLDERGLLDSTLIVWMGEFGRTPKLNANISRDHWPQCYTVLLAGGGVKRGYVHGASDREAAYPDRDPVLLDDLAATMYTALGIDSHTEVRNRLDRPQPISAGKPVWDVFG, from the coding sequence ATGCTGCCGACTGATATCGCCCGCTGGACTCGGCGTTCCGCCCTGCAGATTGGCGGGGCGGGGATGCTGGGACTCACGCTCCCCAAACTGATGCAGGCGGAGGAGATCGGTTCACAACATTCCGGGCCGGCGAAGTCGGTGATTTTTCTGTATCAGTTCGGCGGACCGAGCCATCTCGATACGTTCGATCCCAAACCCGATGCACCGCAGGGCATCCGCAGTCAGTACGGGGTGATGGAGACCAGCGCTCCCGGCATCACCATCTGCGACCGACTGCCGCAGATGGCGAAGGTGATGCACAAGGTGACGCTGCTGCGCAGCGTGTACCACACGATGAAGAATCACAATTCCGCGTCGTACTATGCTCTGACGGGGTACGCGCCGCCCGTCGACGACATCCGCTTGCGCGATACGCTGGAGCTGGCCCCGGCGTACGGCTCTGTGGTCGACCGCCTTGCTCCCGTGCAGGACGATCTGCCGTCGTTCGTAGCTTATCCGTACGTCATTCGCGACGGCGAGATCACGCCCGGGCAGCATGCCAGTTTCCTGGGGAAGGCCCATGACCCGCTGCTGGTGAAGACCGATCCGAATGCGCCGGACTTTGCATTGCCGGAGCTGAGCCTGCCGCGATCCGTGACCGCCGGCCGGCTGCAGCAGCGAACCGAGATGCAGCGGCTGATCAATCGCCAAGCCGGGTTGCTCGACTACGCCGCCGCCGCTCGCGGCCTGGACGACTATTACACGCGGGCGATCGGCATGCTGAATTCGCCGCGCGTCCGGCAGGCGTTCGACTTATCCTCAGAACCGGCCGCGGTTCGGGATCGTTACGGGCGGACGACGTACGGGCAAAGTTGTCTGTTGGCCCGCCGGCTCGTCGAGACGGGCGTGAAGTTCGTGAATGTCTACTACGCCGACAGCATCGGCGGACGGCGGCTGGAAGACGGCTGGGATACGCACGGTTTCGACAACACCCGCATGTATCCAATTCTGGAGAAGTATCATCTGCCGCTGCTGGACCAGACGCTGCCGACGCTGATCGAAGACCTCGACGAGCGCGGGCTGCTGGATTCGACGCTGATTGTCTGGATGGGGGAGTTCGGGAGAACGCCGAAGCTGAATGCCAACATCAGCCGGGACCACTGGCCGCAGTGCTATACGGTGCTGCTGGCGGGGGGCGGGGTGAAGCGGGGCTACGTCCATGGGGCGTCAGATCGGGAAGCGGCCTATCCGGATCGAGATCCGGTCCTGCTCGACGACCTGGCGGCGACGATGTATACGGCGCTCGGAATCGACTCCCACACCGAAGTCCGTAACCGGCTCGACCGGCCGCAGCCGATTTCGGCGGGGAAGCCGGTCTGGGACGTGTTCGGCTGA